From the genome of Glycine max cultivar Williams 82 chromosome 2, Glycine_max_v4.0, whole genome shotgun sequence, one region includes:
- the LOC100789284 gene encoding protein MULTIPOLAR SPINDLE 1, translated as MAENEDARRSDESMKLAVAISLLRSKVLKSVKESNALSPSQSDALLRWKRKAKERKQEILRLREDLKDAQDASHCDLFPESAACKCYFFDNFGELSPMHHGTGFDSRFSDVLRRRFLRQVRFKERRKRVGSSSSSSSRLSLGLIEEDDTEQLRASVDFILEICDSVSPVDDSKFANLAHQAVDFILVTLKNFLSMGRNLELVEGIINSLVTRLIRQMCSSLSETGSQHTGTNAQFCIQHLIRKLGSEPYIGQRAILSVCQRILVLAERLLFSDPFDDGFPNMHESMFIMIQLIEFLVTDYLSEWSKAEDFDNCMLHTFY; from the exons ATGGCAGAGAACGAAGATGCAAGAAGGAGCGATGAATCGATGAAGCTTGCGGTGGCGATATCGCTTCTGAGATCAAAGGTTTTGAAAAGTGTAAAGGAGTCCAATGCGCTATCTCCTTCACAATCTGACGCTCTTCTCCGTTGGAAGCGAAAG GCCAAGgaaagaaagcaagagatccTGAGGCTTCGAGAAGATCTCAAAGACGCTCAAG ATGCTTCGCACTGCGATCTCTTCCCTGAGAGTGCTGCTTGCAAGTGTTATTTCTTCGACAATTTCGGAGAATTAAGCCCTATGCATCATGGAACTGGTTTTGACAGCAGATTCAGCGACGTCCTTCGACGCAGATTTCTAAGACAAG TGCGATTTAAGGAAAGGAGGAAAAGAGtaggttcttcttcttcctcttcaagTCGGCTTTCTTTAG GCTTAATTGAGGAGGATGACACAGAGCAGCTTAGGGCCTCCGTTGATTTTATCTTGGAAATCTGTGACTCTGTATCACCG GTGGATGATTCCAAGTTTGCAAATCTGGCACATCAAGCTGTAGACTTTATATTGG TTACATTGAAGAATTTTTTATCTATGGGAAGGAACCTGGAACTTGTTGAAGGAATTATCAACAGCCTAGTTACACGTTTGATTAGGCAGATGTGCTCGTCCTTGTCAGAAACTG GGTCTCAACACACGGGAACCAATGCTCAATTTTGTATTCAACATTTGATCCGTAAACTTGGAAGTGAGCCTTATATTGGTCAGCGGGCAATACTTTCAGTTTGTCAAAGAATTTTGGTACTAGCTGAACGTTTGCTTTTCTCTGATCCTTTTGATGATGGCTTTCCTAACATGCATGAAAGTATGTTCATAAT GATCCAGCTTATCGAGTTCTTGGTGACGGATTACTTATCAGAGTGGTCAAAAGCTGAAGATTTTGACAACTGTATGCTTCATACTTTCTACTGA